One region of Gorilla gorilla gorilla isolate KB3781 chromosome 15, NHGRI_mGorGor1-v2.1_pri, whole genome shotgun sequence genomic DNA includes:
- the MBIP gene encoding MAP3K12-binding inhibitory protein 1 isoform X3 has protein sequence MAAATELNRPSSGDRSLERRCSPNLSREVLYEIFRSLHTLVGQLNLRDDVVKITIDWNKLQSLSAFQPALLFSALEQHILYLQPFLAKLQSPIKEENTTAVEEIGRTEMGNKNEVNDRFSIGDLQEEEKHKESDLRDVKKTQIHFDPEVVQIKAGKAEIDRRISAFIERKQAEINENNVREFCNVIDCNQENSCARTDAIFTPYPGFKSHVKVSRVVNTYGPQTRPEGIPGSGHKPNSMLRDCGNQAVEERLQNIEAHLRLQTELFWKKKKSSTTSTELFTG, from the exons ATGGCTGCTGCCACGGAGCTTAATCGCCCGAGCAGCGGTGACAGGAGCCTGGAGCGAAGATGCAGCCCCAACCTCTCCCGAGAGGTGCTCTACGAAATCTTTCGCTCCCTACACACCCTGGTTGGACAG CTTAACCTCAGAGATGATGTGGTGAAAATTACAATCGATTGGAACAAGCTCCAGAGCCTCTCGGCATTCCAGCCTGCATTGCTCTTTAGTGCACTTGaacaacacattttatatttacag CCTTTTTTAGCAAAACTTCAGTCTCCGATTAAAGAGGAGAATACAACTGCTGTTGAAGAGATAGGAAGAACAGAAATGGGGAACAAAAATGAAGTAAATGACAGATTTTCCATTGGCGACCTACAAGAGgaagaaaagcacaaagaaagtGATTTAAGAGATGTGAAAAAGACACAGATCCATTTTGATCCAGAAGTAGTTCAGATAAAGGCTGGAAAAGCAGAA ATTGACAGACGAATATCTGCATTTATTGAAAGAAAGCAAGCTGAAATCAATGAAAACAACGTCAGGGAATTTTGCAATGTTATTGATTGTAATCAAG AAAATAGTTGTGCAAGAACTGATGCGATTTTTACCCCTTACCCCGGATTTAAAAGTCACGTAAAAG TTTCTAGAGTTGTGAATACATACGGACCACAGACTAGACCTGAAGGAATTCCAGGGTCAGGTCATAAACCTAACAGCATGCTTCGAGATTGTGGTAATCAGGCTGTAGAAGAACGACTACAAAATATTGAGGCCCACTTGCGGTTACAGACAG
- the MBIP gene encoding MAP3K12-binding inhibitory protein 1 isoform X4: MAAATELNRPSSGDRSLERRCSPNLSREVLYEIFRSLHTLVGQLNLRDDVVKITIDWNKLQSLSAFQPALLFSALEQHILYLQPFLAKLQSPIKEENTTAVEEIGRTEMGNKNEVNDRFSIGDLQEEEKHKESDLRDVKKTQIHFDPEVVQIKAGKAEIDRRISAFIERKQAEINENNVREFCNVIDCNQENSCARTDAIFTPYPGFKSHVKVSRVVNTYGPQTRPEGIPGSGHKPNSMLRDCGNQAVEERLQNIEAHLRLQTELFWKKKKSSTTSKLFTG; the protein is encoded by the exons ATGGCTGCTGCCACGGAGCTTAATCGCCCGAGCAGCGGTGACAGGAGCCTGGAGCGAAGATGCAGCCCCAACCTCTCCCGAGAGGTGCTCTACGAAATCTTTCGCTCCCTACACACCCTGGTTGGACAG CTTAACCTCAGAGATGATGTGGTGAAAATTACAATCGATTGGAACAAGCTCCAGAGCCTCTCGGCATTCCAGCCTGCATTGCTCTTTAGTGCACTTGaacaacacattttatatttacag CCTTTTTTAGCAAAACTTCAGTCTCCGATTAAAGAGGAGAATACAACTGCTGTTGAAGAGATAGGAAGAACAGAAATGGGGAACAAAAATGAAGTAAATGACAGATTTTCCATTGGCGACCTACAAGAGgaagaaaagcacaaagaaagtGATTTAAGAGATGTGAAAAAGACACAGATCCATTTTGATCCAGAAGTAGTTCAGATAAAGGCTGGAAAAGCAGAA ATTGACAGACGAATATCTGCATTTATTGAAAGAAAGCAAGCTGAAATCAATGAAAACAACGTCAGGGAATTTTGCAATGTTATTGATTGTAATCAAG AAAATAGTTGTGCAAGAACTGATGCGATTTTTACCCCTTACCCCGGATTTAAAAGTCACGTAAAAG TTTCTAGAGTTGTGAATACATACGGACCACAGACTAGACCTGAAGGAATTCCAGGGTCAGGTCATAAACCTAACAGCATGCTTCGAGATTGTGGTAATCAGGCTGTAGAAGAACGACTACAAAATATTGAGGCCCACTTGCGGTTACAGACAG